The sequence below is a genomic window from Salinispira pacifica.
TCATAGTAGGCGCGACCGAAATCGCAGAATACGCAGTGCACAATACAAACCCCGGTTATTGGCTTTTTATTTTGATTGCATTGGGCCTGCAGTTTTTTTACCAAGAGGGCACGCGAATACAGCCTCAGGAACAGAAGGTTCTGAAAGGTTCACACCGCATCGGCTTCCAGGAAATTGCCGGTCTCCAGGTTCTTACAAAGCAGGTATTCTCAAGACGCTCAGGCGGTTTTATGAGCTATGAACTGAACTTAGTACAGAACAACGGAAACCGGCTTACCCTGATGAATCATGGAGACCAGGTCAGATTACTCCATGACGCCAGAAAAATTGCCGATGTGATTGAAAGACCGCTATGGGCTCCGGAATTCCGCTAGGGCCTCTACCTCAGCCTGTGCAAATAGGTCCGGGCGAAAAGACGCACACGCGCCAACACATCTCTGAAGGAAGAAAACAGCAAACCAAAAGACAGCCTGGATAGTCTTGACAGATATAGAGTGAATCTATATATTCATCTTCGCCTGCCCAGGTGGCGGAATTGGTAGACGCGCTAGATTCAGGTTCTAGTGGGGGCAACCCCGTGGAGGTTCAAGTCCTCTTCTGGGCACTAAAAAAAGAGATTCGGCTCATAGAGTCGGATCTCTTTTTTTATGTCCCAAGGATTGGAGGACTTGAAGCGCAGCCTCCGGCGCGAGCGCTGCGAGCCCAAAAAGCCATGGATGGCTTTTTAGGAGGCGGAGACGGCCTGGAGTTGAGCGACCCGGATGGGAGCGAAATGGAAGGCCAAGTCCTCTTCTGGGCAACAAAAATGGCATTCGATCTTTTTGATCGGATGCCATTTTTTGTGTCTGAATAGAGGACTTGAAGCGAGGAGACGGCGTGACCGCTGAGGGAGCGCAAATCCACAGGATGTGGATTTAGGCGACGAGACGCCCGGAAGAAGTGAGCCACGACGGCGAACGACTGGAGGGCAAGTCCTCTTCTGGGCAACATTAAACCCTTTCGGGGTAAGAGAATAGGACGAGTCAAATTGGCTCGTCCTTTTTTTTATTCTGGCGTCAAAGGGAAATGACGCTCTTATTGACGCTTTTTGGTTTGTGATTGGGTGTTTGGAAAGTGGAAATGTTTCTGCTCCTTTTACGTGTTTGATCAGAAATAAATTCATATGCGTGAGAGCGCAATGATTCGATATATTGATCTTTTATCGGTGATGGAATCGTCGCTAGCAATTCGGGAGCAATAAGCTCAGTGAAATAAAATCCGGTGTACTCTGTTGTATTAAAAACAGCATCGGCACTGCCGATATACTCTCCAATCACCGTCGTTCCCGAACGTGGAGAGTCGAGGACAAAAATTGGCGTAATCATGAATACTCCCATTCGGATCGTAACAGTGAGTACAGCTTCAAATCGTGCACAGATTCATTAATCCGTTCTGCTTGCCGTAATATTCCTTCACAGGTAAAACCAAGTTTTTCAGCAACTTTCTGGCTTGCAACATTTTTGGTGGCACATTTAATTTCAAGACGTGCGAGATTATATTCCTGAAAGCCGATACGCATGAGATGCCTGATTGATGTCGTTGTATATCCCATGCCGGTACAATGCTTATCTATCCAGTACCCGAGAGAGCCCGTTCTATTTTTAAAGTCTATAGGATGATACGATGCAATTCCTTTAAACATTTCCTCAACAAAAATGCCTAAAGTGGGCGAACCATTTTCAGTTTTCTTTTGTGCAAATGATACAAAATCTTGAGCATCTTCCAGTGTATTGTTTTTCGATACCCAACCGAGCCATGGCGAGAGGTGTGACCTGTTTTCCTGGATTATTTTGTGAATCTCCGGGGCATCTTTTTGTTCGAGAGGACGGACGAGTAATATTTCACCTAACTGTCTTGCTTCCATTTTTTCTCCTTACATGCACCACTACACCTCGAATTGAACCAAACATGAATAAACCTACCAGAATAACTGCAATAATGATGGCATTCATAGAGAATATTCGTTCGGTAATTATTAATATATCTTCCACTCCTGACAGCCATGTGCGGAATATGAGTAATGCTGCAATTGTACCATGGCAACATTCACGACGATAACCGCCCCTTCGTCCCAATTTTGGGACATTACCCATCTTCATACCTGCAGTATAAAATTTATGTAAATTTCCAACTACCCTGCTCACTTTGAACATGATCTGCAATCTCCTCCGGATTTTACCTTACTGCACGTACCTGCTTCACAGGTTTTATCCGTTTCCGTCCCCTTATATGCCTGGATTTCGACCACAGGCTCATCAAATGGATATACCGGTGGCACAGGCTGGCAAGGTGGACAGGATGACCGGTTAATCTCCATGCGTTTCTCTCGGGCATCCGACATCAAAAGCTTGTATAACTCTTCATCCAGTTCATATCCGGAATATACCTCATTGGGAGTCAGGCCCTTCAGTTTTGTATGGGGCCGACAATTGTACTCCTCAATATAATGTTTCAAAGATTCCCAGAGCCGATTTGCCTTCGGAAGTCCCCGAGGAAAGATATGCCGGTACTTCAGGGATTTGTTTACCGCCTCGATCATGGAGTTGGAAAAATCAACATCCTTCCCGGCAATCATAAGTTCCAAACCTGTTCCTGCCAATGTAGTTCTCATCATCATATTATCGAATTCACTTCCGCCGTCTGTAATCAGCATGGCTGATTTTTTCTTATCTGCCATTTGGGTAATCGCTTTCCTAGTCACGACTCTGGAGTTTCTCGCTCTGAGTTTGGTATCCAGATGCCAGGATAGAATTTTGCGCGAGTAATTATCTATCAGAAGATGAAGGTAATGAACTATTCCTTCTGTGGACTTTATCTGGGTCACATCCATATGCCACACCTCATCCACATCCTCCGCTTCTATGCTGCCGCGTTTCTGCTTCTTATTTTTGACTTTCCGCTTATGCAGCCCAAGATCACGGGCATAGCTCAGGATAGTAGGGATGCTGGATATGACGATTCGTTCCCGCACCAGAGTTGCGGCTATCGCGAATGCGGACCATGCGGATTTAATCGGATCACGGAATGCCTTGATCAACTTAGCAATTTCATTATTAGTCAGCTGAGTCGGGTATGATGCAACACACTCAAAGCGGGGTGCTCTGGTGCAGCCTATTGGATTTGCTTTCCAGAGATTGAAACGCCTTGGCGTCATATCAAAGAACTTGAGGATCTGCTTGTCCGGAATAAATTGCTTTGTTCTTTCTACCAGATATATGAAAGATTCCCGAATTTGGGGTGATTTTATCTTATTCAGCCGGTGAGCATTCTTACCAAGCCGCTTCAAAAAGAATGCAACTCTGGCGATAGAATGCGCTACTGCTGTCGCTGTTCGAGAATCAAGAATGTCTTTAATTTCCTCCAGGCGATTTGTGAGGCCTTCATATTTTTTGCCTACGATATCGGTGAAATCGGCATTTCGGAAGTTATGGCGAGTTGATGTCGGAAGCGACGATATATCAGCCTGATCAGCAATACCAAGATTTACTGCGAGTTTGAAGCTTGTTGAGTAGCGGGAATAGGATGCGTTTTTTGACATGGAACCGGGACTATAGCAGAAATATTTCTATTTTGACTAGCGTATTGAATTTTGCAACCCCACACGTTACAATCATAGTATGATCAAATCATTCAGGCACAAAGGTCTTGAAGAGTTCTTCTTTACAGGAAAGAAAAAGGGGATCAATCCTGATCATGCCGGAAAGCTTTCGCGAATCCTTGACCGACTCGATGCATCTATTACCGTTCAGGATATGGCGCTGCCAGGTTATAAATTGCATAAACTTTCCGGAAATGAAAAAGACATTTGGTCTGTCTGGGTTAATGGAAACTGGCGCATCACTTTTTTCTTCGAGGAAGGCAATGCCTATATCGTAGATTACCGGGATTATCATTGAGGCTGGTCGGCAACTTTGTTACCTGCTCGCCCATGCGACCGGAGGGGATTATATGAATACGCGAAAACCTACACACCCTGGAATTGTGTTAAAAGAGGATGTTCTTGTTCCTCTAAATCTCACTGTCACCGAAGCAGCTGAGGATCTTGGCGTTTCACGCAAAGCATTATCTGAGCTGATAAATGAACGAGCTGCGCTCAGCCCCGACATGGCAGTAAGAATTGCGAAGGCAACTAATACATCCGCTCAGAGTTGGCTAAATATGCAATCAAAGCTTGATTTGTGGAATGCCGAGCAAAAAGAATATAAGATTATTCCCTTTCCAAGCACAAAGCCTGATGATGATGTTCAGGTCCAAATGTGAATAATTTACGGAAATATTTTGACGCCGTTATCGACGCCTTTATTATGCGAGCATAGAAGCATTATATGGATAACTGACGACATAAGCTCCTGTTATGCGGCTCTATACAGCTGTATATGGACCAAGGCAACATTCACAACGATAATCGCCCGTTCGTCCCAAATTTGGGACACTCCCCGTCTCCATACCTGCAGTATAAGTTCGGAGCAGTAATAGGGTAAAGAGCAGATCCTTTCGTCTCTTGGTTGCAAGAAACACAAGTCCCTGGAAGAGATTTATCAGGAAGTGAAACATATATTCAGTATCGTTGATTCAGAATATGGAAACATTTGCAGAATATGCGGCTGCAGTTCAAAAAACTATAGTACGGGCAGCTGTTCATCGGTGCATTTGCAAACATGCATGCCCCCCCCCATATAAAGAGTGGTTTTTTTCTTTTTTAAATATCAACACTATATATGCTTGACATATGTCGATCATTAAATCATACTTTTGACATCAGGTAATGCCGCAGAGAATAACCCTGCAGCGGAAGTCCGGTGAAAATCCGGCGCAGCCCCCGCTACTGTAATGCAGACGAAATCCGAACATGCCACTGGGAAACCGGGAAGGCCGGAGAGTAGGACGAAGCAAAGCCAGGAGACCTGCCTGAAAACACAGAACGGGAGGTTCATCCGTGATCCGCATCTTAAATTCCCGAAACATATAATTTTTCTCCGTTCCAGCGCGCATTTTATGCGTGCGTTTGTGCATGAAATTTCGGAGAAGTACCCGTCCCCGGTCTTGGTAAGAGAGCATGGTGGAAGGGGCGAAAATCGCAAGGAGGACAATATGAGAGTAAGCCATGTTCGCAAGCGCGACGGCAGACAGGGGGAATTTGACTTCTCCCGGATACGCTCGGCCCTGAGCAGAGCGTTTGAAGCCGGCGGGGAAGGCAGAGAAGAAACGGGCGAAAACGAGCACCACGACAAGGTGGAAGCAACCGCTGCTGAGATTGAAAAGATGATTCGGTCATGGGAGGACGCTCAACTGGCGGCTATTGGCCCCGGAGCGGAGCTGCCCGCCATCCCCGTAGAGGAAATACAGGAAATGGCCGAGACGGCTTTGATGAAGTGCGGGTACTTCGAAACAGCCAAACGCTACATCCGTTACAGGTATCACCACGGATTGGAGCGAAGAGAAACCGGTCGCCAACGAAAAGAAGACGCCGAGAGCGGGAAAATGGCGGTGGCCACCGGCAGCGGCCAGAGGGTCAGCTTTTCCCGAGAAAATCTGGAAGCGTATTTGAACCAGCAGCGCCAACTCCTCGGCAAAGTAAAGGCCGCCGAAATTGACAGCAGCCGCATAAGCCGCATGGTTCTGGAAGGGCTTGGCGAAACGGTGAGCACCGCAGAACTCAGGCTCCTCAGCGTTCAAGCCGCAGCCGGGCTCATAGAAGAGGACCCGGTGTACGATGAATACGCAGCCCTGCTCCTGCGCCAGGCACATGCGCGGGAACTGCTGGCCTCCGAGGCTGGAGAAAGCGGGTATTTTACCGCATACCGTCAAGGCTTTATCCGGGAAATCAACCGGGGCATCGAACTCTCATACTTCGATCCCCGCCTCGCCGAATTTAATGTAGAGGCAATGTCTCAGGCCATAAAACCCGAACGGGATATGGAATTACGCTACATCGGCAGCGAGACCCTGCGCGAGCGCTATCTCCTGCAGATTGAAGGCAAGCCCTCGGAAACCTATCAGGGTTTCTGGATGCGGGTCGCAATGGGCCTTGCTCTGAATGAGGCTAATAAAGAAGAAAAGGCCCTGGAGTTCTACGAGCTTATGAGCAGCCTTCGATTTATTCCATCTACCCCCACGCTTTTCCACGCAGGATTGGAACATCCCCAGCTTTCAAGCTGCTATCTTTCCACGGTGAACGACGATCTCTCGCATATTTTCAAGGTGATGGGCGACAATGCGGCCCTTTCCAAGTGGTCGGGCGGAATAGGAAACGACTGGACACGCGTTCGGGGCACCGGCGCTTGGATTGCCAGCACCAAGGTGCACTCCCAGGGAGTCATCCCCTTTCTGAAAATCGCCAACGACGTCACCGTCGCCATTAACCGCTCGGGCAAGAGGCGGGGAGCGACCTGCGCCTACCTCGAAACATGGCATTACGACATTGAAGATTTCCTCGATCTGCGCCGCAACACAGGCGACGACAGACGCCGCACCCCGGACATGAACACCGCCAACTGGATACCCGACCTGTTTATGAAGCGGGTTGAGGCCCAAGGCGAATGGACCCTGTTCTCCCCGGATGAGACCCCCGACCTGCATGACCTATACGGTTCGGACTTCGAGAAACGATACGAGGAGTACGAAGCGGCTGCGGCAAGGGGCGAGATCAATCTCTTCAAAAACGTTGAAGCCGAAAAGCTTTGGCGAAAGATGCTCTCCAGGCTCTTCGAAACCGGTCACCCCTGGATAACCTTCAAGGATCCCAGCAATATCCGCAGTCCGCAGGATCACGCGGGGGTGGTGCACAATTCCAACCTTTGCACCGAAATAACCCTCAACAATTCGTCTGACGAAACTGCAGTGTGCAACCTGGGCTCGATAAACCTTCCCCGGCATCTGCGCGCTATTTCTGATGAAAGCGGCGGGGATAATAATACCGGTGCAGCATTCGTTGAACTCGACGAAGAGCTTATCGCCGGGACAGTTTCCACCGCCATCCGCATGCTGGACAACGTCATCGACATCAATTACTACCCCACCGAAGAAGCCCGGCGCAGCAATATGCGACACCGGCCCATCGGCCTGGGCATACTTGGATTCCAGGACGCCCTGTTCATGCAGGGTCTCGGCTTCCATCACGAAGAGGCTCTGGCCTTTGCCGACAGATCCATGGAGGTTATTTCCTGGAACGCCATAATGGCCAGCTCCCAGCTCGCAGCCGAAAAAGGTGCTTATGACAGCTTCAAGGGCAGCAAGTGGGACAGGGGCATTCTTCCCCAGGACAGTCTGGACATCCTTGAAGCCCAGCGGGGCATTGACATTGACGTTCCCCGTGGCGGAGCTCTGGATTGGGAGCCGGTTCGGCAATCGGTTAAGAAACACGGCATGCGAAACTCGAACACCATGGCAATCGCCCCCACGGCGACCATCTCTAACATCGCAGGTGTCTACCCCTGCATAGAGCCGGCGTACAAGAACCTCTATGTAAAGAGCAATATGTCCGGCGAATTCACTGTTGTGAACCGCTACCTGGTCCAGGAGCTCAAGGCCATGGACCTGTGGAACGACCAGATCCGCGAACTGCTCAAATTCAGGGACGGCTCGGTTCAGGAAATAACCCAGATCCCCGCCGAACTACGGGAGCGCTATCTTGAAGCCTTCGAGATTGATCCGGTTACCCTGCTTCGCTTCACCGCCAGGAGAAGCAAATGGATAGACCAGAGCCAAAGCCACAACGTCTTTATGAAGGGAAGCTCAGGCAAAATGCTGGATACCATCTACCGCAGCGCTTGGCGTATGGGATTAAAAACCACCTATTATCTGAGAACTCTGGCCGCGAGCCAGATTGAAAAATCAACCCTGGATGCAAAGGTCTACGGCTACACCCAGAAACGGGGTGCAGGGGCAAGTGCAGGCGGGGATGAAAGTTCGCCGGCTACAGGCAGCACTCCCGAGAACCAGCCGGTTGCAAAAGTCGCAGGTGTTGGTCTGGCTCTTGCCGCTGCTCCCATGACGGCGGTTCAGGGAGCTGAAATTTGCAACCTTCTGGATCCCGACTGCGAGGCTTGCCAGTAAGAGGAAAAATCCGGCGCAGGATTCACAGGAATCCACGCCGGTACGCCAGCATTAATCAATGAGGAGAAAACATGGCAATCATCAACAACAGTAAGACCGACCCGAATAAAATCCTGCCCATGACGTACTCATGGGCCAGGCAGCATTACAAGGACGGGGTAGCGAACAACTGGGTTCCCGAGGAAATCCCCATGCAGGACGACATAGAGCTCTGGAAATCCGGACGCCTGAGCGACGCGGAGCGGCACCTGATTATGTGGAACCTTGGATTTTTCAGCACTGCCGAAAGCCTGACCGCAAACAACATTGTTCTGAGCGTGTACAACCACGTCACCAATCCCGAGTGTCGGCAGTACCTGCTGCGCCAGGCCTACGAGGAGGCGGTGCACACCGACACATTTATCTACTGCTGTGATTCCCTGGGTCTGGACCCCGACCAGCTCTACGGCATGTATGAGACTATCCCCTCCATCAAGGAGAAGGACGACTTTGTCATCAACCTCACCGAAGGAATCCTGGATCCACATTTCTCAACCGTCGGCAGCGACAACATCAGACGGTTCATCCACGACCTCATCGGCTATTACGTTATAATGGAAGGAATATTCTTCTACGCCGGCTTCGCCATGATGCTGGCCCTCAAGCGCCAGAAAAAAATGGTTGGCATTGGCGAGCAGTTCGAGTACATCATGCGGGACGAGAGCCTGCACCTTGCCTTCGGCGCTGACCTCATTAACACCATCGTCGCCGAAAATCCCGATATCTGGACCGATGAATTCAAGGCTGAGGTCACAAAGCTCATCGCCGAGGCGGTGGAACTGGAAAAGGTTTATGCCAGAGACGCATGCCCCAACGGCATACTGGGTTTCTCCTCGCAGCAGTTCTGCGACTACGTCGAGCACATCGCAGACCGCCGCCTTGAGCGGATAAATCTCAAAGCAATCTACGGGAAACCAAATCCCTTCCCCTGGATGAGCCAGTCCACCGACCTTTCCAAGGAGAAAAACTTCTTCGAAACCAGGGTAACCGAGTACCAAATAGCCGGCAACCTGGACTGGGATTAGAGGGCGAACAAAAAACACACGGCTACCCGTACCATTAACCACGAAGCATTGATAAACATAAAAGGAGACAGACAATGGAAACCACGCAGATATCAGTAATAAGCAGAGACGGTGAAATTCGCAACTTCGATATCTCCCGTATAGAAAATGCCGTTTCGAAGGCATACGCCGCTGTAGCCCACTTGGACAGCCAGGCAGGATGGCCATCTGTAACGCCACACAACATTGCAGTTAAGGTTAGAGAAAAAATAATTTCATCAATAGCCGAGCTGAATACAGAGCATGGAATTGAGCCCATCAGCGTAGAGATCGAAAGAATTCAGGATGCTGTGGAACAGACGCTCATGGAAATGGAACTCTTCAAGCAGGCCAAGGCCTACATGCTTTATCGTTCCAAGCATGGGGAGCTTCGCAGCTTCGATGCCGCCATGCTGGACATCAGCAATACAATGGACGGCTACCTTGGGAAATCCGATTGGCGGGTAAACGAAAACGCAAACGTGAACTACAGCCTCGGCGGCCTCATTCTCCATAATTCCGGGGCGATAACCGCTAATTATTGGCTCAACAGCATCTATTCTCCGGAGGTTGCCAAGGCTCACAAGAGCGCAGCCTTTCATATACACGATTTATCGATGTTTTCGGGTTACTGCGCAGGCTGGTCCCTTCGCCAGCTCATTGCCGAAGGCCTGGGCGGGGTGAGGGGTAAAATATCCTCCACCCCGGCAAAACATCTGGTAACCCTGGTCCAGCAAATGGTGAATTTCCTCGGCATTATGCAGAATGAATGGGCAGGCGCCCAGGCATTTTCCAGTTTCGACACGTATCTGGCACCCTTCGTGCGCGAAGACGGGCTGGATCAGGCAGGGGTGAAGCAGGCTCTGCAAAGTTTTATCTACGGGGTGAACACCCCCAGCCGCTGGGGAAGCCAGGCTCCGTTTACTAACATCACCCTGGACTGGATGGTCCCTGGGGATCTGGCCGACAAGGCCGCAGTGGTCGGCGGCATTGAGCTTGACTATAGCTATGGTGACCTCCAAGCGGAGATGGACATGATCAACCGGGCGTTTCTGGAATTGATGATTGAAGGCGACGCGTCGGGACGGGGTTTTCAATATCCCATCCCCACCTACAATATCACCAAGGACTTCGCCTGGAATAGTGAAAATGCCGAGCTCTTATTCAGAATGACAGGTAAATACGGCACTCCGTATTTCCAGAATTTCGTAAACTCCGACCTCAATCCCGGTGATGTCCGCTCAATGTGCTGCAGGCTCCAGCTGGACAAGCGCGAGCTGCGCAAACGGGGGGGAGGGTTGTTCGGCAGCGATGAGTTCACCGGCTCAATAGGTGTTGTAACTATTAATCTTCCCCAAATTGCCCACCTTGCCGCCGACCGCCACGATTTCCTTGCCCGCCTTGACGAGCTTATGAATCTTGCAAGTGAAAGCCTGGAGACCAAGCGCGTGGTTGTGCAAAAGCTCCTGGACCAGGGACTGTTCCCCTATACAAAACGATACCTCAGCCATTTGAACAACCATTTCTCCACCATCGGGATTGTCGGCATGAATGAGGCCACGGAGAATTTCATGGGCAAAAACCTTCTGGACAACGAAGCTCGGGCTTTCGCCTTGGAAATACTGGACCACATGCGCAGCCGTATGGCCGATCTTCAGGAGAGCACCGGCAGCTTGTACAACCTGGAAGCCAGCCCGGCGGAGGGAACAAGCTACCGCCTGGCTCTGCACGATACAAAAAATCACCCTGGCATAATAACCGCGGGCACCGAAGAACAGCCCTTCTACACAAACTCGACCCAGCTGCCCGTGGATGCAACAGCAGATATTTTGGACGCCTTGGATCTGCAAGATGACATGCAGTCCAGGTACACCGGTGGAACGGTGTTCCACGGATTTCTGGGAGAAAGCATAAAGGACTGGAGGGCCTGCGCGGATCTGGTCAGAATTATCGCCCACAACTACCGCCTACCCTATTTCACCATATCGCCAACATTCTCCATTTGCCCGGTCCACGGATATTTGGACGGCGAGGTGCACGAATGCCCCCATTGCAGCGGCGAAACCGAAGTCTACAGCCGCATAGTCGGATATTACCGCGCCCTGAAAAACTGGAACCAGGGCAAGAGTCGAGAATTCGTCGAGAGGAAGACCTATGTTCATACCATAGACAGCGCGGGGATGGTTCGCCCCGATACTCCAACCATCGCAAACACCTTGATCGCAAAAGCCGAGGCTGCGCATAGCGCTCCCAGCCTGGAGTACTACTTTACCCCAAGCTGTCCCAAATGTCCCTCGGTGAAATCGACACTGGAGAATGTGGCTGCGAATTTTACCCCGGTAGATGCGGCATCTGAGGGTGGTGCGATTCTGGCTGCGGAAAACGGCATATCATCGGTTCCAACGGTTATTGCTAGGGATCGCAATGGCAGAGAGGTGTTCAGGAGCAGCGATCTGAATCGCATCGCCGAGTACATCCGCAAATGAAAGAGCCCGTAGCCAAAATGATGAAAACAGAGACCTTCTGTGATCAAAAAGCCGGAAAGCTTCCCGGCATATCTCCTCATTCCCCGCACCAGCGTAGTGACGGTCTCTCCCGCCTGGGGTTCTACCCCACGAGCCTTGTGGATTTTCCCGGGCGGGTTGCCTCAGTTCTATTTACCGCCGGCTGCCCTTTGGCCTGCCCCTACTGCCACAATGCAGAGCTCATACATGGCAGGCACCCGGAGTCATTTCTTTCCATGGCAGAGGTACTTACAGCTTTAGCAGCCCGGCGAAACCGAGTCAGCCACGTAGTGATCAGCGGTGGCGAGCCGCTGGTGCATCCCGGACTTTACGATTTCATAGACGAACTTGCAGACATCGGTATGAGCATAAAGCTGGATACATCGGGAGTTCTGCCCTCCGCTCTCGAAAAGGTTCTCAACCATCCTGCGCTGGTGTATGTAGCCATGGATGTAAAAACCACACCCTCGAACTACGCCCTCGTCGGCGGAAAATCGGGCATGGGAAAAAGAGTTCTTGAAAGCCTCAGAATTCTGAGGGCTTGGAAGGATAGCGAAGAATTTTCATTGCATAGCACCAGGGAATATGAATTGCGGACCGTATGCGCTCCGGGAATTATTAATGAAATAGCTCTCAAGGAGATATCCGAGCTGCTAAATCCTGGGGAGAAATGGACGCTCAGCAGATACAAGGGCGAAAAGGTCCTCGATCCAGAAATAAATGAGCTGCCAATGTTGAGTGAAGAGCAAATAGTACAGCTTGAAAGCTGTTGGGAAAGACATGGATGTATATGCTGACTGACCCGCAAAATTCACGACGATAATCTCCCTTTCGTCCCAATTTTGGGACACTTCCCGTATCCATAACTGCAATATAAATTTTCTGTGAATTTCCAGCTACCCTGCTCATTCTGCACATGAACCCGTGCTATAGTTTTTTGCCTGCCACGCACTACTCAGATAATAATGATGATGTAATCCAGACAGAACAGGCATTTTCCTGATTACACCATCCTCAACTTCAACAGCAACATTTTAACCGGCAAGTCCATATAACTGATAGTTGATGGAAAATTGCGGAACATTATCATGACTCAACATGGCTCCAGAATTATCTACTGAAAAATCGATCAACTGTTGTTTTACATAGGGCCTCCTGAAAAAACCTTAACCCTATACATATAAATGAAATACTGCTAGAATTTGTGCATGAAGTGCACGGTTTTTGCGAAAACCAGGCAAAAACCCTTGCACCTGTTTTCTTGGCGGGAGGGATTATGTATAGAACTGAGGACAAAACGCAGCTTTCATTTGAAGGTTTCTATCTCCCATTTGGAGGCAAACTGAACCCCAATAACCGCTGGGTACAGCTTGCTGATTTAATTCCCTGGGAAGATTTAGAAGCAGAATACGCCTCACAGTTTGCTATCGAAAGCGGGCAAGGCGCTCCGGCAATACAGTTTCGGACAGCTCTGGGTGCCCTGATTATAAAGGAAAAATTAGGAATTACAGATGAGGAAACCGTGGAGCAGATTCGTGAGACGCCTTACCTGCAATATCTCATCGGAATGCAGGGGTACCAGGATGAGGCTCCCTTTGATCCATCAATGATGGTCCATTTCAGAAAGCGAATCAGCATGGACATGATCACTCACGCAAATGAATTGATTATTGCCGAAGAACGTAAAAAAAAACTGAAGATGATACGGAAGCTGAAAAAGAAGAAAATCCTGAGGTAGAGAATAGCGGGAAGCTGCTGATTGATGCCACCTGCGTACCCGGTGATATTCGATATCCCACCGATCTTTCGCTTTTAAATGAGAGCCGGGAAAAACTGGAAACCATCATAGACGTTCTTCACGCAGAACGGGCCAAGGGGGCGACAAAACCCCGAACCTACCGGCAGAAAGCGCGAAAGGATTTTTTAGTGGTCATCAAAAAGCGCAGAGCAAGCAAGAACAAGATTCGCAAAGCAATACGCAAGCAGCTGGGGTACATACGCCGTAATCTCCGGCATATAGAGCAATTAGCGACGGTAGTCGGCTTGAATAGCCTGTCTCGGCAGCAGTACCGGAATCTGTTGGTTATCTCGGAAGTCTTTCGCCAGCAGGCACTGATGTATGAATCCAAAGATCATCGAATATCGGGCCGGATTGTGAGTATCTCCCAACCCCATATTCGACCCATCGTCAGGGGAAAAGCCGGTACCCCG
It includes:
- a CDS encoding GNAT family N-acetyltransferase — protein: MEARQLGEILLVRPLEQKDAPEIHKIIQENRSHLSPWLGWVSKNNTLEDAQDFVSFAQKKTENGSPTLGIFVEEMFKGIASYHPIDFKNRTGSLGYWIDKHCTGMGYTTTSIRHLMRIGFQEYNLARLEIKCATKNVASQKVAEKLGFTCEGILRQAERINESVHDLKLYSLLRSEWEYS
- a CDS encoding DDE-type integrase/transposase/recombinase, with amino-acid sequence MSKNASYSRYSTSFKLAVNLGIADQADISSLPTSTRHNFRNADFTDIVGKKYEGLTNRLEEIKDILDSRTATAVAHSIARVAFFLKRLGKNAHRLNKIKSPQIRESFIYLVERTKQFIPDKQILKFFDMTPRRFNLWKANPIGCTRAPRFECVASYPTQLTNNEIAKLIKAFRDPIKSAWSAFAIAATLVRERIVISSIPTILSYARDLGLHKRKVKNKKQKRGSIEAEDVDEVWHMDVTQIKSTEGIVHYLHLLIDNYSRKILSWHLDTKLRARNSRVVTRKAITQMADKKKSAMLITDGGSEFDNMMMRTTLAGTGLELMIAGKDVDFSNSMIEAVNKSLKYRHIFPRGLPKANRLWESLKHYIEEYNCRPHTKLKGLTPNEVYSGYELDEELYKLLMSDAREKRMEINRSSCPPCQPVPPVYPFDEPVVEIQAYKGTETDKTCEAGTCSKVKSGGDCRSCSK
- a CDS encoding type II toxin-antitoxin system RelE/ParE family toxin, with the translated sequence MIKSFRHKGLEEFFFTGKKKGINPDHAGKLSRILDRLDASITVQDMALPGYKLHKLSGNEKDIWSVWVNGNWRITFFFEEGNAYIVDYRDYH
- a CDS encoding HigA family addiction module antitoxin, with the translated sequence MNTRKPTHPGIVLKEDVLVPLNLTVTEAAEDLGVSRKALSELINERAALSPDMAVRIAKATNTSAQSWLNMQSKLDLWNAEQKEYKIIPFPSTKPDDDVQVQM
- a CDS encoding ribonucleoside-diphosphate reductase subunit alpha → MRAFVHEISEKYPSPVLVREHGGRGENRKEDNMRVSHVRKRDGRQGEFDFSRIRSALSRAFEAGGEGREETGENEHHDKVEATAAEIEKMIRSWEDAQLAAIGPGAELPAIPVEEIQEMAETALMKCGYFETAKRYIRYRYHHGLERRETGRQRKEDAESGKMAVATGSGQRVSFSRENLEAYLNQQRQLLGKVKAAEIDSSRISRMVLEGLGETVSTAELRLLSVQAAAGLIEEDPVYDEYAALLLRQAHARELLASEAGESGYFTAYRQGFIREINRGIELSYFDPRLAEFNVEAMSQAIKPERDMELRYIGSETLRERYLLQIEGKPSETYQGFWMRVAMGLALNEANKEEKALEFYELMSSLRFIPSTPTLFHAGLEHPQLSSCYLSTVNDDLSHIFKVMGDNAALSKWSGGIGNDWTRVRGTGAWIASTKVHSQGVIPFLKIANDVTVAINRSGKRRGATCAYLETWHYDIEDFLDLRRNTGDDRRRTPDMNTANWIPDLFMKRVEAQGEWTLFSPDETPDLHDLYGSDFEKRYEEYEAAAARGEINLFKNVEAEKLWRKMLSRLFETGHPWITFKDPSNIRSPQDHAGVVHNSNLCTEITLNNSSDETAVCNLGSINLPRHLRAISDESGGDNNTGAAFVELDEELIAGTVSTAIRMLDNVIDINYYPTEEARRSNMRHRPIGLGILGFQDALFMQGLGFHHEEALAFADRSMEVISWNAIMASSQLAAEKGAYDSFKGSKWDRGILPQDSLDILEAQRGIDIDVPRGGALDWEPVRQSVKKHGMRNSNTMAIAPTATISNIAGVYPCIEPAYKNLYVKSNMSGEFTVVNRYLVQELKAMDLWNDQIRELLKFRDGSVQEITQIPAELRERYLEAFEIDPVTLLRFTARRSKWIDQSQSHNVFMKGSSGKMLDTIYRSAWRMGLKTTYYLRTLAASQIEKSTLDAKVYGYTQKRGAGASAGGDESSPATGSTPENQPVAKVAGVGLALAAAPMTAVQGAEICNLLDPDCEACQ